A stretch of DNA from Bacillota bacterium:
CCGCCCCCAGGGGGACAACGTCCGGCGCCGCCCCCATGAAGATGGCGATGAGGGACGCCAGCAAGAACCCAGCTCCCGCCACCAGGGTCCCGAGGGCCATGGCGACGGTAACCGTCTGGCCGGTGACCCGGGCCGCCGTGGGGCGATCCCCCGCCCCCACCGACCGTGCTACCACCGCGGTGGCACCCACCGCCAGTCCCATGAATATGGAGCTCACGAACCAGAAGGGCTGAAAGCTGAGTCCCACGGCGGTCACGGCCTCGGTGCTCAGATGACCCACCATGGCCATGTCCACTACCTGGGTGATCGTGCCCAGGGCCTGTTCGGCCACCACCGGCCAGGCCAGCCGCCATACCGCCCGGCGCAGTTCCCTTCCCGTTGCAGCTTCTTCCTGCACTCCCCCGCCACCCATCGCGACCATGTCCCGGAGCGTCCGCCCGCCGCAGGGCTCCGCGACGCCCGAGTGGAAACCGGCCGGTGAAACCCCGGCGGCGACCGGCCCGTCGTCACGGCGAGCGACGCGCGGCAGCCGGGCCGCTGGCCACAAGGTTTAGCAATTCTTTCGCCCAGGCGCATCCTTCCGTACAGGAACCCGGTGAGCAGGCCGTAGATGCCCAGCTCGAAAACCATGGCCTGGGCCACCGGGGGAGCAAGAGGCGGCATCCCGGTGAGCACGGCGCTGAGCAGGGGCGTGATCATCCCCGCCAGCAGGCCCACGGAAGGGCTGCAAAAGAAACCCGCCAGCAGCACGGGAATGTGCATGGGCAGGAAGACCTTGCCCAGGCCCACGGCGTGAAAGGCAATGGGCAGCAGGATTCCCAGGGCCACGAAAAGAGCCCCCCGGGTCAGGTTGCGCAGGCTCACCGTTCTCAACCCCCCTGGTAGCACGAGTGTTACTTATGTGCTACGAATTCGACTCCCCCGCCGCCATCTCCTGCCGGCTTCCGCGGCGCTCACCGAAATGATAAAGTAGCGGTGGTACGCAGGCAAGCCGCCCACAATTCGCCTTGGAGGAGCAACTGCCATGCCCAGGCCTCCCATCCCCAGGTTGGTAGAACACATCCCCGAAGTCACCTACTTCAAGCCGGCCGGGATACCCCTCCGGCTCCTCGAGGAAGTCGAGCTCACCGTTGACGAGCTGGAGGCCATCCGCCTCAAGGACATCGAGGGCCTGGAGCAGGAAGAGGCGGCCGGCCGCATGGGCATAGCGCGTACCACCTTCCGCAGGGTCCTGGTGTCGGCGCGGGCCAAGATCGCCGAAGCTCTGGTGCGGGGAAAGGCAATCCGCATTGAGGGCGGCACCTTCACCGCCGCCCGCGGGGAGGATGACACGGGAACGCGTCCGGCGCCCTATGGCCCCGGGCACCCCGGGGCGTACCGGCCGACCGCTGGGCGACACCGGCGCGGCCGGGCCTGGCAAAGGTAAGGGGCGTCGCCGGCGGTACCGCCCGGTTCGGGCAGACCGGGTCGAGCCTCAAGGGGATTGTGAGCGGCCGGGCCTTTTGCTGTGATACCGGGCCGCCCGCGGTGCCCGATTCGACCGCCGCCAGCTCCACCGGGAGGCGGAGGAGGGGGGACCGGGAAATGGAGTGCGGGGAGAAGCTGCTAGATGCCGCCAAGCTGTGGCTGGCCCACGACGGCCTCTGGTTCCGGGCGGTGGAAGAAGAGTTCGGGCTGGAGGCGGCCATCAGGCTGGATGAGAAGGCCATGGCCCGCTTCACCGTGCTGGAAGCCCAGCGCATCGTGCGCCGCCTGGGCCTGGAGCCCGGCGGCGGCATCCCCGCCCTGGTGCGGGCGCTGGGGGAGAGGCTTTACGCCTACATAAACGAGCAGGACGTTATCGAGCAAACCGATACCCGGGTGGTGTTCCGCATGCGCACCTGCCGCGTGCAGGCTGCCCGGCAGCGGCAGGGGCTCCCCGATTTCCCCTGCAAGTCCGTGGGTGTCCTGGAGTACTCCGAGTTCGCCCGCACCATCGACCCGCGCATCCGCACCCGGTGCGTGGCGTGCCCGCCCGATCCCCACCCGGTCGACTTCTGGTGCGCCTGGGAGTTCACAATCGAACGGTGACGCTATTCGAGGAAGTCCTTCAGCTTCTTGCTGCGGCTGGGGTGACGCAGCTTGCGCAGGGCCTTGGCTTCGATCTGGCGGATACGCTCCCTGGTCACTTTGAAGATCTGACCCACTTCTTCCAGGGTGCGGGGCCGCCCGTCGTCAAGGCCGAAGCGGAGGCGCAAGACGTCCCGCTCCCGGGGGGTAAGGGTATCGAGCACCTCCCCCAGCTGCTCCCTCAGCAGCAGGTACGAGGCGGCATCGGCAGGGGCCGGTGCGTCCTCGTCTTCGATGAAATCCCCCAGATGGCTGTCTTCCTCTTCCCCGATGGGCGTCTCCAGGGAAACCGGCTCCTGGGCGATCTTCATGATTTCCCGCACCCGCTCCACGGGGATATCCATTTCGGCCGCCAGTTCCTCGGGGAGGGGCTCCCTGCCCAGCTCCTGCAGGAGCTGCCGGGAAATCCGGATGAGCTTGTTGATGGTCTCGACCATGTGCACGGGGATGCGGATGGTGCGGGCCTGGTCGGCGATGGCCCGGGTGATGGCCTGCCTGATCCACCAGGTGGCGTAGGTGGAGAACTTGTAACCCTTGCGGTAGTCGAACTTCTCCACCGCCTTGATCAGACCCAGATTGCCTTCCTGGATGAGGTCCAGGAAAAGCATGCCGCGCCCCACATACTTCTTGGCGATGCTCACTACCAGGCGCAGGTTGGCCTCGGCCAGGCGGCGCTTGGCCTCTTCGTCCCCCTGCTCGATGCGCTTGGCCAGCTCCACCTCTTCTTCGGCCGTGAGGAGGGACACCCGGCCGATTTCCTTCAGATACATGCGCACGGGATCGTCCAGGGCGATGCCTTCGGGCAGCTCCAGGTCTTCCTCCGGCGCCCGGGCGGGTGCCTTGCCGTCCTGCCCTGGCTCAGGCCGCTGCTCGTCCACCACCTGGATGCGCTCCTGCGCCAGGCGGTCGTACACCTCCTCGATCTGGTCAGGGGTGAGATCGGCCCGGGCCAGGGTGTCCATGATTTCCCCGTAGGTGAGGGAACCGGTCTTCTTTCCCTTTTCGATGAGAGTCCCCATCAGAGCGTGCACGTCCAGGTTCTCACTCACCCCGTCATCCCTCCTTCCCGGCCCGTCTCCGACCCGGCACCGCCCTCACCAGTTCCTGGTACTCCTCCAGGATGGCTGCGGGCACCGGCTCCTTCCTTTCATCGTACTCCCTGATCTGTGCCCCCAGTTCCTCCAGACGCCGGCGACTGCGCTCGCCTTCCAGCAACGCCAGGCAATCTTCCAGGGCCCGGTCCGGATCCGCGCAGTAGAAGCTTTCCACCTGGATGCGCGCGAGCGCGCTCAGGGCCTGTTCGCTCTGCAGCCCGGCCGCCAGACCGGCGGCGAATACCTCGGGTGCCGGCGCCACGCCGGCGGCCGGGGTCCCGGGAGGAACCGCCCCTGCGGCCACTTCCATTGCCGCCGTCGCCAGTTCCCGCCAGACCGGATGCCGGAACTCCTCCGCACTGATGCGTACCTGCACCCTTTCCACCTTTCCCGGGTCTTCGAGCATGAGCCGTACCAGCATCTCCTCCGCTTTGACCAGGGCCGGGCTCCTTCCAGACTCGTTCATTTCTGCTATTCTTTCCCTGACCCCCTGGCCTTTATGCCTGCGGCGCTGACGCCCGTATGCCCTCAGCTCCTGCCACAGGGCATCCTCGGACACCCCCAGGCGTCGCGCCGCCTCCCGAACGTACTCCTCCCGCTCGACGGGGCTGGAGAGATCGGCCAACACCGGAATGATGTTCGCTACCGCTTGCAATTTTCCTTCTACCGTGGTGGCCTGACGGGAAGCCGCCTCGATGCGAAACTGAACGAGAGGAAGCGCCTGCTCCAGCACGCGTGCCAGGGCCTCCCGGCCTTCCCGGCGGATCAGGGAGTCGGGGTCGTGCCCTTCGGGCAGCGCGGCCACGTACACCCGCATCCCCAGGTCCCGCAGGATCTCCAGGCTGCGCCAGGTGGCACTCTGTCCGGCTGCGTCCGCGTCGTAGCAGATGACCACCGCGGGGCAGTACCCCTGCAGCGACCGGGCCTGCTCGCGGGTGAAGGCGGTACCCATGGACGCCACCACGGACGCGAATCCGGCCTGGTGGGCGGCGATGACGTCCATGTACCCCTCTACCACCACCGCCTGCTGCTCCCGCCGGATGGTCTCCCGGGCCAGGTGAAGGGCGTACCAGGTACTCCCCTTCTGGAACACCGGGCTTTCGGGAGAGTTGAGGTATTTGGGCTCGGCATCGTCCAGCGCCCGTCCCCCGAATCCAATCACCTGCCCGTGCACGTCCCAGATGGGGAACATGAGGCGGTGGCGGAAGCGGTCGTATACTCCTCCCGTCTCCCGGGGCACGGCCAGTCCGGATTCGGCCAGTTCCTGTTCGGCAAAACCCTGCCGGCCCAGGAACTTAACCAGGGCATCCCAGGACGCCGGTGCGTATCCCAGTCCGAAGCGCCGTACCGTCTCTTCCCCGATTCCCCGCTGCCCGAGGTAGGTCCGCGCTCGCGCCCCCTCGATACCCTGCAGCCGGGCAGCGAAGAAGTCAGCTGCCAGGGCGAGGGCATCCAGAAGGCGACGCCGGTGGCGGGCGCGCGCTTCCTCCGCGGGGGTGAGATGACGTTCCGGCCAGGGGATACCGGCCCGCCGGGCCAGGAGCCGCACTGCCTCCAGGAAGGGCAGGCCCTCTCGCTTCATCACGAAGGCAAACACATCCCCGCCCGCCCCGCAGGCAAAACAGTAAAACATCTGCCGTTCGGGAGAAACGCTCAGGGAAGGCCGGCGGTCGGGGTGGAACGGGCACAGGCCCGCGTAGTTCTTGCCGGCCTTCTTGAGGTCCAGGTACTCACCCAGCACGTCCACTATGTCGGACCGGGCACGCACCTGGTCTAAGAATGCGGAATCCAGACCTGCCCTCATAGGGGACGTCCCCAGGGAGCAGGGAGAAACAGGCGACAATACTGGGCAATGGCAAACCGGTCGGTCATGCCCGCCACGTAATCACGCACCGCTGTATCCACGTCTTCACCGGGGGGCGGACCCGCGCCCCCGTAGACCTCGCCGGGGCGGTCCAGGTAGTACCGGTACAGCATCTCCAGCATGCGCCGGGCCTTGGCCTCCTCCCGCTTGGCCACCGTGCGTTCGGTATAGACGCGGGCGAACATGAACCGGTAAAGCTCCTCGGTGGCCTCGGTCACGGCGGTACTCATCTCCACCCGCTCCGACTCCCACGAGGTGGCGATGACGTCCCGCACCATGGTGGCGATGCGCTCAGAATGGGTGCTGCCCAGCACCTGCAGGCAGGACGGTGGCAGGTCACCGGGCGCCAGCACCCCACCGCGGATGGCATCGTCGATGTCGTGGTTCAGGAAGGCGATGCGGTCCGCCAGTTGCACCACCTCTCCTTCGGGGGTGGCGGGCTGGCGGTCGGGGACATGACAGAGGATGCCGTCCCGCACCTCCCAGGTGAGGTTGAGGCCCTGGCCTCCGTTTTCCAGCACGTCCACCACGCGCAGCCCCTGCTCGTTGTGCCGGAAACCGCCGGGGTGCAGGGCCTGCAGCACCTCTTCCCCGGCGTGGCCGAAGGGGGTGTGTCCGAGGTCGTGCCCCAGGGCGATGGCCTCGGTGAGGTCTTCGTTGAGGCGCAGCCCCCGGGCAATGGTGCGGGCGATCTGCGCCACCTCCAGGGTGTGGGTGAGGCGGGTGCGGTAGTGGTCGCCCTCGGGGGCGATGAAAACCTGGGTCTTGTGCTTGAGACGCCGGAAAGCCTTCGAGTGGATGATGCGATCACGATCCCTCTGGAAGGCGGTGCGCACCGGGCAGGACGGCTCGGGGCGCGGGCGACCCCGGCTGCGGCTGCTCAGGGTCGCCCGCGCAGAGAGTACCCGCTCCTCCAGTTCTTCCGTTGTTTCTCGCACCCGGTCTGGCCCGGACACTCCCAGGTCAATCACCTCCCGCCCGCTCCCGGTTGCGGATGGCTGCCCGGGCCGCTGCTAGCCGGGCCACGGGCACGCGGAAGGGGGAGCAGCTGACGTAATCCAGCCCCAGGCGATGACACAGGTCTATGGAGGCGGGATCACCCCCGTGCTCCCCGCAGATGCCCACCTTAAGCTGGGGACACACGGCCCGTCCCTCCTGCACGGCCATGGCCATAAGGCGGCCGACCCCCGGCTCGTCCAGGGTCATGAAGGGGTTCTCCGGAACCAGCTTCCTTTCCACATACTGGGGCAGGAACTTGGCCTCGGCGTCATCTCGCGAGAACCCGAAGGTGGTCTGAGTCAGGTCGTTGGTGCCGAAAGAGAAGAAGTCGGCGTGGCGGGCAATGTCCCCTGCTGTCAGGCACGCGCGCGGTACCTCGATCATGGTGCCCACCACCAGGGGGAAGGTCACCCCGCCGGCGGCCATGACCTGGCGCCCCACCCGCTCCACCAGTTCCCGCAGTACCTCCAGCTCGCGGGCGATGCCCACCACCGGGATCATGACCTCGGGCCGGGCATCCACTCCTTCCTTCACCAGGCGGGCGGTGGCCCCGAAGATGGCGCGCGCCTGCATCTCGTAAATCTCGGGGTAAAGTATGCCCAGCCGGCATCCGCGGAACCCCAGCATGGGGTTGGCTTCCTGCAGCGCCCTGGCCCGGCGCAGCAACCTCTCCGCCCGCACCAGCTCCACCGTCACCCCGTCCCGACGGTCGTGGACTCCGGCGCGATCAGACGCGGCACCTGCCGCTGCACCGGTGCTATCGCCTGCTACCTGCGCAGCCTGGCCTGCCACCCGGGCGCGAAGCTCGCGGACCCGCTCCACCAGCTCCTCGATGCGGGGCACGAACTCGTGCAAAGGCGGGTCCAGGAGCCGGATGGTGACAGGCAGGCCCGCCATGGTACGCAGGATCTGGTAGAAGTCTCCTTCCTGCATGGGCAGGAGGCGGTCCAGGGCAGCCCGCCTTTCCTCCTCCGTCTCCGCCATGATCATCTCCTGTACCACCGGCAGGCGGTCCGGGGCCATGAACATGTGCTCGGTCC
This window harbors:
- a CDS encoding deoxyguanosinetriphosphate triphosphohydrolase, producing MIDLGVSGPDRVRETTEELEERVLSARATLSSRSRGRPRPEPSCPVRTAFQRDRDRIIHSKAFRRLKHKTQVFIAPEGDHYRTRLTHTLEVAQIARTIARGLRLNEDLTEAIALGHDLGHTPFGHAGEEVLQALHPGGFRHNEQGLRVVDVLENGGQGLNLTWEVRDGILCHVPDRQPATPEGEVVQLADRIAFLNHDIDDAIRGGVLAPGDLPPSCLQVLGSTHSERIATMVRDVIATSWESERVEMSTAVTEATEELYRFMFARVYTERTVAKREEAKARRMLEMLYRYYLDRPGEVYGGAGPPPGEDVDTAVRDYVAGMTDRFAIAQYCRLFLPAPWGRPL
- a CDS encoding DUF134 domain-containing protein yields the protein MPRPPIPRLVEHIPEVTYFKPAGIPLRLLEEVELTVDELEAIRLKDIEGLEQEEAAGRMGIARTTFRRVLVSARAKIAEALVRGKAIRIEGGTFTAARGEDDTGTRPAPYGPGHPGAYRPTAGRHRRGRAWQR
- a CDS encoding DUF6125 family protein, with product MECGEKLLDAAKLWLAHDGLWFRAVEEEFGLEAAIRLDEKAMARFTVLEAQRIVRRLGLEPGGGIPALVRALGERLYAYINEQDVIEQTDTRVVFRMRTCRVQAARQRQGLPDFPCKSVGVLEYSEFARTIDPRIRTRCVACPPDPHPVDFWCAWEFTIER
- the rpoD gene encoding RNA polymerase sigma factor RpoD, with protein sequence MSENLDVHALMGTLIEKGKKTGSLTYGEIMDTLARADLTPDQIEEVYDRLAQERIQVVDEQRPEPGQDGKAPARAPEEDLELPEGIALDDPVRMYLKEIGRVSLLTAEEEVELAKRIEQGDEEAKRRLAEANLRLVVSIAKKYVGRGMLFLDLIQEGNLGLIKAVEKFDYRKGYKFSTYATWWIRQAITRAIADQARTIRIPVHMVETINKLIRISRQLLQELGREPLPEELAAEMDIPVERVREIMKIAQEPVSLETPIGEEEDSHLGDFIEDEDAPAPADAASYLLLREQLGEVLDTLTPRERDVLRLRFGLDDGRPRTLEEVGQIFKVTRERIRQIEAKALRKLRHPSRSKKLKDFLE
- a CDS encoding ECF transporter S component, yielding MSLRNLTRGALFVALGILLPIAFHAVGLGKVFLPMHIPVLLAGFFCSPSVGLLAGMITPLLSAVLTGMPPLAPPVAQAMVFELGIYGLLTGFLYGRMRLGERIAKPCGQRPGCRASLAVTTGRSPPGFHRPVSTRASRSPAAGGRSGTWSRWVAGECRKKLQREGNCAGRYGGWPGRWWPNRPWARSPR
- the dnaG gene encoding DNA primase; protein product: MRAGLDSAFLDQVRARSDIVDVLGEYLDLKKAGKNYAGLCPFHPDRRPSLSVSPERQMFYCFACGAGGDVFAFVMKREGLPFLEAVRLLARRAGIPWPERHLTPAEEARARHRRRLLDALALAADFFAARLQGIEGARARTYLGQRGIGEETVRRFGLGYAPASWDALVKFLGRQGFAEQELAESGLAVPRETGGVYDRFRHRLMFPIWDVHGQVIGFGGRALDDAEPKYLNSPESPVFQKGSTWYALHLARETIRREQQAVVVEGYMDVIAAHQAGFASVVASMGTAFTREQARSLQGYCPAVVICYDADAAGQSATWRSLEILRDLGMRVYVAALPEGHDPDSLIRREGREALARVLEQALPLVQFRIEAASRQATTVEGKLQAVANIIPVLADLSSPVEREEYVREAARRLGVSEDALWQELRAYGRQRRRHKGQGVRERIAEMNESGRSPALVKAEEMLVRLMLEDPGKVERVQVRISAEEFRHPVWRELATAAMEVAAGAVPPGTPAAGVAPAPEVFAAGLAAGLQSEQALSALARIQVESFYCADPDRALEDCLALLEGERSRRRLEELGAQIREYDERKEPVPAAILEEYQELVRAVPGRRRAGKEG